A single window of Leishmania infantum JPCM5 genome chromosome 35 DNA harbors:
- the DMC1 gene encoding RAD51/dmc1 protein: MQCRKDLIQIKGLSEAKVDKIIEAARRVSEVGFITGSSCLQQRSTILRISTGSVALDQLLGGGGIESRSITEAFGEFRTGKTQIGHTLCVTCQLPLEMGGGNGKAVYVDTEGTFRPERIRPIAERFGMDSNSVLDNILVARAYTHEHQAHLLSMVAAKMAEDQFSLLVVDSITALFRVDFSGRGELAERQQKLAKMLSQLMKIAEEFNIAVYITNQVVSDPGGASMFVADPKKPVGGHILAHASTTRLSLRKGRGDQRVCKIFDSPSLPELECVYSISEQGIIDAVE; encoded by the coding sequence ATGCAGTGTAGGAAAGACCTCATTCAGATAAAGGGCCTCTCCGAGGCGAAGGTCGACAAGATCATCGAGGCTGCACGGCGCGTGAGCGAGGTGGGCTTTATCACCGGTTCGAGctgcctgcagcagcgcagcactaTTCTACGCATCTCCACCGGTAGTGTGGCGCTCGATCAGCtgctcggtggcggcggaatCGAGAGCCGCTCCATCACAGAGGCGTTTGGGGAGTTCCGCACCGGCAAGACGCAGATCGGGCACACCTTGTGCGTGACCTgtcagctgccgctggagatgggcggcggcaacggaaAGGCGGTGTACGTGGACACCGAGGGCACGTTTCGCCCGGAGCGGATTCGGCCCATTGCAGAGCGCTTCGGGATGGACTCAAACTCCGTGCTGGACAACATCCTTGTCGCCCGCGCCTACACGCACGAGCATCAAGCCCACCTGCTATCGATGGTGGCGGCCAAGATGGCGGAGGATCAGTTTAGCCTGCTCGTCGTGGATAGCATCACGGCTCTCTTCCGCGTTGACTTCTCCGGCCGCGGCGAGCtcgcagagcggcagcagaaacTGGCAAAGATGCTGAGCCAACTGATGAAAATCGCGGAGGAGTTTAACATTGCCGTGTACATCACCAATCAGGTAGTCTCCGACCCCGGTGGCGCCTCCATGTTTGTGGCGGACCCAAAGAAGCCCGTGGGCGGCCACATCCTCGCCCATgcgtcgacgacgcgccTGTCTCTGCGCAAGGGCCGCGGCGATCAGCGCGTGTGCAAAATATTTGATAGCCCATCGTTGCCGGAGCTCGAATGCGTGTACAGCATCTCTGAGCAGGGGATCATCGACGCGGTTGAATGA
- a CDS encoding putative proteasome alpha 1 subunit, translating to MNRAGFDKYITVFSPEGSLYQVEYAFKAVTYPGLLTIAIRCKDAVLVATQHVIPDRLMRPDSVTALYEVTPSIGCCMTGRAPDGRALVQRAREEASDYHYRYGVQIPIAVLAKRMGDKAQVRTQQAGLRPMGVVSTFIGMDQSDQDGSLKPQIYTVDPAGWTGGHIACAVGKKQVEAMAFLEKRQKSTKFDELTQKEAAMIALAALQSAIGTAVKAKEVEVGRCTAANPAFQRVPNSEVEEWLTAVAEAD from the coding sequence ATGAACCGCGCAGGCTTCGACAAGTACATTACCGTCTTCAGCCCTGAGGGCTCGCTGTACCAGGTGGAGTACGCATTCAAAGCCGTCACCTACCCTGGCTTGCTCACCATTGCCATTCGCTGCAAGGATGCCGTTCTGGTCGCAACGCAGCACGTGATTCCCGACCGCCTCATGCGCCCTGACTCGGTGACGGCGCTCTACGAGGTCACTCCGAGCATCGGCTGCTGCATGACCGGTCGCGCCCCCGACGGGCGCGCGCTagtgcagcgcgcgcgagaggaAGCGTCGGATTACCACTACCGCTACGGTGTGCAGATTCCAATCGCTGTGCTGGCGAAGCGCATGGGCGACAAGGCCCAGGTGCGCACGCAACAGGCCGGCCTGCGGCCGATGGGTGTGGTGAGCACCTTCATCGGCATGGATCAGAGTGACCAGGATGGCTCGCTGAAGCCGCAGATTTACACCGTCGACCCGGCCGGCTGGACCGGTGGGCACATTGCATGCGCTGTTGGCAAGAAGCaggtggaggcgatggcaTTCTTGGAGAAGCGCCAGAAGAGCACCAAGTTTGACGAGCTGACGCAGAAGGAGGCCGCGATGatcgcgctggcggcgctgcagagcgcgaTCGGCACGGCTGTCAAAGCGAaagaggtggaggtgggcCGCTGCACAGCCGCCAACCCGGCCTTTCAGCGTGTGCCGAATAGCGAGGTTGAGGAGTGGCTGACCGCCGTGGCCGAGGCGGATTAA